The Medicago truncatula cultivar Jemalong A17 chromosome 7, MtrunA17r5.0-ANR, whole genome shotgun sequence genome includes the window aattatgaatgtatatgtgaCTAGCTAGCATTTGCTCCATAtagtttgtgtgtgtgtgtgtgtgtgtgttgggGTTGAGAGAAAAAATACCAGTGGTCATGATAGCTGATTTAATAGCTGCAGGACTCCAATTAGGATGAAGTGTTTTGATAAGTCCAGCAGTGCCAACAACATGAGGACAAGACATAGAAGTTCCTTGTTGTATATTGAATGGAAAACCTCGACGATTGTCTGTTACTAAATTAGACACACTTGCAAGCAATGAATAGGCAGCAAGTATGTTCACACCCGGCGCAGTTACATCAGgctgaaacaaaaaacaaaagcaatctCCTTAAcatatcaacaaaaattaatgaggATTATTAGATAGTAACTAACAAATTCAAGTGTAGTATAAACACCTTGAGTATATATGGTTGAACTTTATTTGGTCCTCTAGATGAGAATGAAGCCATAACTGGAGCTGGCTTTCTTCCATTCAAAGCATTTGCTGGTGACATTCTTATTGTAGCATTCGTCTTTATATctctgcaaaataaaaatatataggaTTATGTATAAATGGTACCCTTCATTTGTAAcatgtaatttaattaataataggctgaactgcacttttcgccccctaaGTTTCAAAAGCTTGTTACAAGAAAGATATGTATAAGGAATTATTACTCAGGAGTTATCTCTGAACCCTTTGGCGTTGTGATTGAACGTGCATCATAATAGTTGATAGTAGACACAACATGAGGCTCAGCAAGAAGTGTTTTTCCATCAACTTCTGGTTGATTTCTCATAATCACTCCCACTGCGCCTGCAGATAAAGCTTCCTGACCTTCAgcaattgaatttattttcccTTCTCGATCACACGCCACTACTTTACCATTCACTTTTGAAGGATCAAGCGTTCCTGGTCTACAAAATTGACTGCAAAAATATGCATATGAAAAAATTGACAATCTTAGCATCCTTTATTTTTCACAAATTTAATCTCCATGCAAATTATTTCTCACAACTATCAACTCTGTTATTGCAGTTTTGATCTCTCAAAATCGTGAGtgtttgaagttttagtcttcaATTTCCCCAAATTGGACGGTTTTATTTTTGCAATCAAATAGTTTTTAAAGTCGACGATTTGGAGAGATCAAAACTACATTATGAAAGTGTGGGGACCAAATTTGCAATAAAAGGaacaccaaaaatcataaattttaaaaaatagtcaaTCAAATATACAATTAACTTTTTCATCaatatacaagaaaaaaaagttttggaattcaCACTTACGCATCTACATCTGTCACATTGGCAAATTTAGCATCAGTAGAAATTATTATAAGAAAGTCTTGGTTAGGTGGCAAGTTTACAAAAAGACTGGCTCCCTAGtaagacaagaaaaacataacACAATTAATTTCAATGCTACAATAAGTataaattaataacaataacaataatatgtAACGAATATAAACAATAAGaagaatatgataaaaaaaaactataagttAAGGATGATACCGTGAGTGTTTTGTTATTAATAGTCATGACACTGCTGAAGTCTCTGTCTAATGTACTAGCAGCAACAGTGAACACCCATGGAGCAACATTAGTAACACTTCCAGGGGTAGGTCCTTCATTTCCAGCCGATGCAACTAATAATATATTTCTAGCAAGTGCATGAAATGCACCTATTGAAATCTCATCAGTAAAAATAACTTCAGGATTTGTATTAGGTTTGCCTCCAGCCGAAACAGAAATCAAATCAGCACCGTCGTAAATTGCTTGATCAATAGCAGCTAATACATCGGCACCAAAGCAGTCTACAACATCTGTTAGAGACCAACATGCTTTGTAGGTTGCAACTCTTGATCTTGGTGAACCACCTTTTATGGTACCGTTGCCAATACCAAATATGGTTGCGTTTTGTACGAAGTTTCCACCTGCTGTTGATAGTGTGTGTGTCCCATGGCCTACAAAGTCTCGCGCTGTTTGTTGTGAACTAGGGAGTTTACCGTGAAAGGCCTCGTAAGCTTTGTTGAAAAATCTTGCTCCGATTAGCTTTCTAGGTAGTCCATTCAAATAGACAAAATGACTGTTAGAATTTATGTCATCAATGTTTTAAAACCGGACTAGACCGGtttgtttatttgattaaacCAGAAATCGGTTACTCATACTCTATTAATTGACAGATTGGTTCAACCATGGTTCACCTGTTGTTAGTTAAActggttattttattttatttttttgcattcttaaaacaatttttaacaCTTATTTATTAGTCATCTGACTACTTGATGATAATTTCAGACGGCCCCAAACCGCCAAAATCATTATAGTAATCTGATTCCTTCGTGATAATTTCTGGCGGCCCCAAACTGCCTGAGTCATTTGATTCTTCACGTTTTGAGACTCCGACCGTCggtttttccaaaagttttcaatATTAACTTCAAGTAGAATTATGATTTTCAATATTACTTAAATTAAATTGTGcaatatacaaaataaattgaCAGTGAAGCAAGTTGAAAGAGAACCTGTTACATGGAACTTTCTTAGAAGTATTGAGTTTGTCAAGTTGACAAATGTTACCCCCACGCCATCTTAATGGAATTGGACCTATTCCTCTGTCGTTAAAACTCTCCGATTCCGGCCAAACACCtaatacaaacaaaacaaacaataggATAATTATCTTTTGAGTAATTTAGTCATCTATTCTAGGTGTTTATTTTAAGGGATTAGTCatctataattaattaaaaaagaaatagacCTTTAACATGAAGATTATaatattgaatttgaatctGTAAATTTTATCTTCACTTTCTCATAAAATAGTTGAAATTCTTGTGACTTGTGAGCTACTTGACTTAATTATTACATCGTGTAATCCTCccttttttcaatttctaaatAAGGAACAAAACACGAGATATTGTggcaaattaaatattttttttttcttcatattaatTAAGAACTCAAggtgtcaaaaaagaaaagaaaagaaaagggaacTCAAGAAAACATGTTACCAATTCAAAGAAAGTATGTAGTTTTTGTCTCCATGTAGCTCATTATATCTAAGAAAAAAGGCTGATCATCCGGTTGTTCTATAACAAACATTATGtaaattttttctttccatattATATCATAGTTTTTTGTCCAAGAGGTGTCTTAAAGCTTAACTCTATAACCACAATTGTTAATAAAATTTCCTCttcaccaattttttaaaagaagaaaaacattatGTCAATTTTGGTAGTCTATATCAAGTCACTAAGATTATACTATCTGCAAAGACTTCTATGCACAAGATAACAAGaccataaatattaatattcacaaacaaaaaaaaaaccatgaatATTGAATAATCATACACAAGACCATAAATAtcatattgttatttatttttctagtgATAGGGATTGACTCATTTTTTTAGGGGACCAGTATTaaagttatttatattttacttaTGTTTCATGATTGTAACATAACAACTCCAATCAAGTACAAAATAATGTAGCACTAGGATCTAGTTCAAGTGGTTGATGCGTGCGTGTATGTGTTGTAAATCTGGAATACCAAGCCTGGTTGTGCTATTAATAAAAAGGGCTTTTATACATGAACCATCTTAGGTGGCATACACCCTTTTACACCCACACACATTTGTGACACAtggcaaaaacattgaaagaagagatgaaaatgggtgatgatatgatgtaaaattactaaaataagCCTAACATATGGGGTGTGTATAAGAGGTGTATGAAAAAGAGTGTCTACCTATCTTTTTCCTAATAAAAATATCCAAACTAAGTTGCAAATGTTTTTTCTATAAGaaaagatattaaaataaatgggAACACTTATTCACAAGTATGCGTTAAACAAAAGTACACAGTTTGAATAAAAGACAAAGTGGCAGATATGAAAAACACTACACAAAAAGGCACCAAAAATTGACCAGCAAGTGCAGGACAAAACATAGCAGttaatgaaaatgaatgaatattattctattttataaGCAGAAACAAGTTGTATTTATCAGAAATAAAGAAAGACTATAAACCCCGAGTAAAAAAAGACAACACTGCATAAGACATAAATCCAAAagtatataaaaacaaatatatgcaAGGTACACAAGATGCCGTTATAATTGACATAAGAAGAGAACTAGGACAAAAAGTACACAGCTATACCATGCACCCATGTAAACAACTAATGATGTGTCATGTTGACtatgtaaaaaattatgtttattttgtcTAACAGAGAATGTTGTTCTAAATGTTGGAAATTCAGCTTTTATTGCAGTCTGTCGCCTAATTACTACCATTTGAGTTGctttgtgttggctttgaggggtggatttagtcctacatcagatagataagactctCGATAAGAGTTTacaaagaggaggcactcctcaccttataagccgattttgtgattttgtaaggatgaattatgccccaaatttcaagacgaatattatttttttttaggaaaacacTGAATATTGTTATTATAACTAAATAAACGATTTTTATTGGATTATAGAACATAGAATGTGGTAAAATTATAAAGGTGTGTACCTGTATCAATGTTAGCTATAATGGTATTTTCACCAAACCTTCCCTTTTGCCAAGCTGTGTTGACATCATTTGTACTTAGTCCAAGGAATTCCCAAGAACGTGTTGTGTGCAGTTTATGAGATTTGCTTAAGAACACAGATACCACCTTTGGATTTTCTGCATATGTTGGAATATTGTGTATCTAATTTAAAACCAAACATAAAATGATATGTATGATTTAATGTAAAACACTTGGCCAGTTGggataaacaatttaaataaGCATTTATAGCATGAGTGGTTGTGATGTAAGTTCTTATGTATAAGCTTAttattataacaaaagataaaataaagtaaaattattttcaaatagtTGTTTCCATAACTTATCTTAGAAAGgttatggaaataagctaaaaGTGGGTTATAAATatgtcataagttattttcataagctctctcaaatattttcttaagtgtttatgtcatttaaaaacatcaaatatgCTAATTAATTAAGACAGTGGAAGCATGCTTATTATGTTTCTGACTTGCAAGTTGTGCAGCTTCTTCCTCTTCAAGTATAGCTGCAAAGCCATTAATCTGTTTATTATATGAATAAATTATTGCCTCTTCTGCCTCCTCGTGGCTGTGAatgatcaatatatatatatattagttaatCGATCAATTTCCTCTATAGAAAAGCTTAAGctgaatattttaattaatagttttttatcattagtatatatatataccttccCAAGATTGAACCCAGTAAATCATAATGAGAATATGTAGCAGTTTCAAGGTCAACAGAGGAAGGAGTTGGACCATGTACATGTGCTCCCAAGTATACAATGTAGCACTGTAAAAATAAATAGGAAACCAAAAACCAAAAGCTTATGAAATTAATGAAATCATAATCTTAATTATAAAGTATATATGCAATTAAGAAGCAAACTAGCTTACCTTTTTGCTTGCGTGAACATGATTCAGCATCAAGATGAAAATAAGAAGTGATGagaaaagaagatgatgaagagatAAAATGGAGCGACCCATTTTTCAGTCTATGGAAAGTGTTGAGCTTAGCTTAGGGGATATATGCTAATTCATCTCCTTATGTAATGAAaggaacaaatatttatatgggTTAAAAGACAGCTCaatagtgttttgtttttttttggacagtTCAAGAGTATTTTTATTCTAAGCTTTTGGTAAGCTGAATAAGATATtatatcataaattaataaaagaaagatcatatcatatcataattcaaataaagaTTTTGACAAACTTAGATTTGTCATCTTGGCTCCTTAAGatgaaaaaatttgtttttaaatttgctTAAAATTTGGTGATGAAAGTTCTTCAAAAATTACGGCACGGTTAGTTGTAAACATAGCGCAGTTTGGGTGCTTGAAGATTGGTTTTGCTCGTCCAAAATCACGGCGCGCGCGATTTCATGCAATCGTGTCGTGATTGTGGATAAGGTTGGCAATAATGTTGTGTACGAGTTGAAGATCGCGACGCGATCCAAGAAAATTGCGGTGTGATATTGTCTGCGTATGGGCACTACAAAAGCCTCCATTAATCAATTTTTGGTGAgcctttaagagagagaatttTTACAAACCAGTGGATGCAACTTAAAGGCTAAGGGTTAAGTGTCTTTTGTGAGattcttgggttgggaaacacttCACAAataccttgggtagtgagatttaaTTAATAGAAAGATCCAAAAGCTTTATCTCTTGTTTTCTAGTTATGATTCATTGTGAGTTTGAGTGACTtggaaaatggacaaaaattaAGATTTGTTCTTTCATGGTTCGCGGGATCTAAATTCTTATAACCTCTTTGTATAACTCATCATCATAGTAGATTATTGGAGAGTTGCTCTCTCCCCCAGTCAGCCGTAGAACATATTAATCCGAACTGGAGTAAATAAATATTGGTGTGTTGGTTTTCTCTACTCTCTtatctttgttgttttggttATTCTTGTGGTTTTACTTTACACTTAAATTTAGGTctattatgttttgttatttttttaagctACTTTAATTTAGTTACGATTTCCTTTTGCCACGGAGCTAaatttattggtgtgatttacAGTTCAAATGCACAACAATTTGGTTAGTAAAGACTATTCATCTTGTGTACTACAAGTTTTCCTTTGAAGTACCACCATTAACAACAATTAATGGATGTTTAGTACCTTTCACAAAATAATGCCAAAAAATTGTGTGTTACAAGAGTTAGAGCCACATTAGTACTCAAGACATGCGTTTTATTAGAAGCTACAACTTCTATCTTTTAGAAACCACGGTGAAAATAATCTTGGAACTCGAGAATTGCAAGTTAAATGTAGTTCGAAAGATACACTTATTCAAAATTTaggaaaaaattatgtaaaaccTCCACATCAAACAATGAAGGGAATACAAAGAGTCAAAGGACAAAACAGAATTGGACTCCTTGCCACATATTCTTAATCTGAGGTAAAGTGGAAATTTTCAAATCAATACCAACGTAAATTAGtggaaaatttcaaatcaatacCAACACCCTTTCATACCAGCAGCAGTTTTTATTGGTGGTGTCCGGAATTCGAacccaaaccttgcatatattatacaatatctctatcaactgaactaaactcacAGAATACGAGCAGCATGCCAGCAGCAGTTGATTACATACATTACATTCTTAAAGATAGtagcaaataaaatattattaattttttccacTTGCTCTCCCCTTCCAAAGTAgttatatatgaagaaaaaattaactttcaaagTCCTCCCCTTTTaatgtcttctattttttttcacttgttccttcttttttttttcgaaaccctctcctcccttctcttaaaaactcgcaaacaaagcctaaaagtGTGTATTACTGTGCATATTCGTATCTTTTAGAAAACCTTGTGTATGAAGGCAAGTGGTATAGTACCTACGGTGACCCTAATAATTGTCGTATCTGAAAATGAGTGCTCTATTTCTTGAAATGGTACTATGATGGCTTTGTTATTTATGAACTATAAGAAAATGTATACCCAAAATCATGCATTGTGAGTGGttttgacaataaaaaaaagagagaaaatggtTTAAAGACAACTTTTACTATTAAAAAGagaataagaaaaatgatagaAGAGATacaaaatattgattattttacaTTGATTATAAACTTGCGTATATGATAGTTGaagttgaaaaatgaaattaaaattttattttatccttgTAAGTTATAGTTGGCTTGTTTTTTTATCTCTGGTGAGGCCTACGTTACCCCTTCATGAATTGGGGGTAATTGATCCCTAATGACAAGTCTAATTTGATTAcagaatgaagaagatgaacatTAGATGTTtagaatgaagaagatgaaaattagatgttgaatgaaagaaatgaagaagattGATGTTTTTAAGATGAAAATGGTAATTGGTTGTatgaaaaaaccaaaatgatgAAGTCTACATTATCACTTGATGAATTGGGGGTAATTTACCTATAATAACAAGTAGGATTCGATTATGAAACGAAAGAGATGGAGATCACATTTTGAATGAAACAGATGGAGATCACATTTTGAATGAAACAGATGTAATTCCTTCTCAGTTTCGTTCATCTCTTGCTTCACTTGATCTTAGTGGAAATCGTTTGAATGGAAAGATACCAAAAATTCTTGGATTCTTGAGTCAGTTGTCAATGTTGAATCTCTCACATAATATGCTTTCAGGCACCATTCCTTCATTTTCTAGGATGAGTTTGGATTTTGTTAACATATCAGACAATCAGTTAGAAGGGCGGCTTCCGGACAATCCAGCTTTTCTTCATGCTCCGTTTGAAtcattcaaaaataacaaagacTTGTGTGGAAATTTCAAAGGCTTGGATCCTTGTGGAAGTCGAAAGAGCAAAAATGTCCTCCGATCGGTATTAATTGCTTTTGGAGCTCTAATTTTAGTATTGTTTGGTGTTGGAATTTCGATGTATACTTTGTGtcgaagaaaaaaatcaaatgaaaagaCCAAACTGAAACAAACACAAAGGGGAGTACTATTTTCCATTTGGAGTCATGATGGGAAAATGATGTTTGAAAATATCATTGAAGCTACTGAGAATTTTGATGACAAATATCTCATTGGAGTTGGAAGTCAAGGAAATGTTTACAAGGCAGAGTTATCTTCAGGTATGGTTGTTGCTGTGAAGAAGCTACATATAATAACAGATGAAGAAATCTCACATTTCAGTTCGAAGTCTTTTATGAGTGAGATTGAAACCTTGTCAGGAATCAGACACAGGAACATCATAAAGCTTCATGGATTTTGCTCACATTtttgttgcgaattcgatgaaaaatcacaccaataacaacttgatgtgtggagtgtaacaccccgtttcccaaaatcatataaaatattatatttcaacaaaatcagagtaaaaccccaacgggcatgtcacattACGTCATCAAAAtctcttaaatagaatatataaaaatcaatttgactaatcattcatcattaatcaacgttaaacttgcagcggaatatttttcaacttaaataaACTCCAACAATCATTCTTGGCACAAACGCCTCATCGAAAGAAAAACGAATCAACCAAAGGGCTacaacaataatatttcaaaattgatacataggaagaaatcaagaaaataaatcccatcccacgtatcagagccctagacacagtgagccaccacctactactcaggatcacctgcaagttacccataggaagggcaacattttcaagcagaaggggtgagattctcaaacaataatattaatatataataacgtcaatgaatctaacaccctatcatcatcATAATACATCAATTAAATATGTACAATATCATTAGCAACATCAACATCCATTGGTAAATAAACCAGCAATTAAAGATTTATGCAACTACTCGACAACACCacaagactcatgcatgacatgacgactcctctaagactcctcgacaaatgcaactatgcatgtggtaccatatcagggccgaggccctcaccgttatagaatggttaaagcattctttatatcaggacatgagtcctcccattatcaccgctttgaacaacatagtgttccaccgctttgaacgacaaggcgttccaggaccgaggTCCTCACCGTTTTCATGTTATGCGActaactccacttgtgtatatctacatacaactcgacaatgcatatgtacttatatgactcaccactccttCAATGCAATTACAACCTCTCCAAGTTCATAAAATTAACCACTCAATTTAACGTTGTAGTATAATCAAGATTTAATACATATACAAGAGTTATACAGGCTAAAGGAAAACACTTAGAAGTACTAAAAGGATCCCCTAGTGCACGAGGCAAAGTTCAGAAAAAGGTTAACTAAGacccagttcgcttaagcgaagggcagctcgcttaagcgaccagctacAGGAAAATCTAGGTTCAggttcgctcacggttcgctcacaagttcgctcaagcgaacacAATGTCGTATCTAAAGGCATTCTACGCTCACagctcgctcacggttcgcttaagcgaacggttAAAGGAAAATTCTGGGTAACGATTATgatagctcgcttaagcgatgggatgttcgcttaagcgaccattcatcaGTACAGGGTAAAAACTTACGATTTCAGACTTCTCtccactccaaaaacccaattttaatcccctgatcgcCCAAAATGTTTTCCAGCGATTGTTTACAGGTCTTATACACATCTAGGCATCAAAAAGAACACAAAATATACATTAACACGTCAATTCAACTCATTCCAACAATCATACACATTTTCTCCCAATTCATTCATCATTCCTAATCTCAATCTAATTCAGAATATAGCAGCAGTACAGATTAAGAAATCATACATAACATCAATTACCACATGTTAAACATAATTCTTACacctttctttcaaaatcagtctcataccctaattctcaattttattcttaaaaactaTTCAACTAGAttaatttttcagaaattatatattataatcattgaaagataatcccacccttaccttagaattgcaaagacaaaGAAAGCTCAACAATCGATTCtctagttcttctctcttggtcttctcccttgccttagcttttctcttcccaacttgttttcacgttaaaacagttttctcactttttctttccttaactttccaaaaccataacctcttttttttcattaaacccTCCCTTACtattattaatttctaattaatccctaacctcctaaataattctattatttctattattccatttatattaaataaattatataaataaatactatacACCAAATAAAGCACACATAATTTATAAAatgcataaaagactctaaataattccaaaaataataaaataacgactagggcgttacatggagcaagggataattaagaaaccaaaaaaacaaagtgtatgaaagttataaatacaagccaaaagtagaaaaaaacggcgagaagaacacaaagaaatttgttgacccagttcggtccaatctgacctagtctgggggagagagcagccctccaatccactatagGATGAGTaccgttacaaagagaaatcaatgggttacaagaataagtctcccgcctaattctacccaaagtcccaatctcttcccgtacccaagagactccaatcctaatagtgtttcccaaggtgaatcaacccacaaatCCTAGTGTTTGCTcctaagagacaaactctatacaaaccctagttttgttgttgcctttctaaacccttgtttcagccccctctatctcaaagtttgCCTTGATACAAgctctatatttatagtaaaagtatagctcataaatttggaacaaataccacactgaagattcgttttttttttctccttcagtgaaagaatatttgcatcaaaaatataatattccctttcaaaatatatttgcatcaaatcgttcttcatacgatacaaaaatatatttattgtccataaatatattttcagcacaatatatatttgaaacaaatcttttatatttttagcaacaatattctccatccatcaatttttgagtcatactacaacattctccaccttgact containing:
- the LOC11427470 gene encoding subtilisin-like protease Glyma18g48580, yielding MGRSILSLHHLLFSSLLIFILMLNHVHASKKCYIVYLGAHVHGPTPSSVDLETATYSHYDLLGSILGSHEEAEEAIIYSYNKQINGFAAILEEEEAAQLAKNPKVVSVFLSKSHKLHTTRSWEFLGLSTNDVNTAWQKGRFGENTIIANIDTGVWPESESFNDRGIGPIPLRWRGGNICQLDKLNTSKKVPCNRKLIGARFFNKAYEAFHGKLPSSQQTARDFVGHGTHTLSTAGGNFVQNATIFGIGNGTIKGGSPRSRVATYKACWSLTDVVDCFGADVLAAIDQAIYDGADLISVSAGGKPNTNPEVIFTDEISIGAFHALARNILLVASAGNEGPTPGSVTNVAPWVFTVAASTLDRDFSSVMTINNKTLTGASLFVNLPPNQDFLIIISTDAKFANVTDVDAQFCRPGTLDPSKVNGKVVACDREGKINSIAEGQEALSAGAVGVIMRNQPEVDGKTLLAEPHVVSTINYYDARSITTPKGSEITPEDIKTNATIRMSPANALNGRKPAPVMASFSSRGPNKVQPYILKPDVTAPGVNILAAYSLLASVSNLVTDNRRGFPFNIQQGTSMSCPHVVGTAGLIKTLHPNWSPAAIKSAIMTTATTRDNTNEPIEDAFENTTANAFAYGSGHIQPNSAIDPGLVYDLGIKDYLNFLCAAGYNQKLISSLIFNMTFTCYGTQSINDLNYPSITLPNLGLNAVSVTRTVTNVGPRSTYTAKAQLPGYKIVVVPSSLKFKKIGEKKTFKVTVQATSVTPQGKYEFGELQWSNGKHIVRSPITLRRENTNLENCDGQMGNIV